One part of the Candidatus Flexicrinis affinis genome encodes these proteins:
- a CDS encoding S1 RNA-binding domain-containing protein, giving the protein MIDNGFDFESLMQDEATFAPLALRRGEIRNAIILEVREREIIVDLNAKQDGIVKSEDLERLDPEFRSQLKSGEEVPVYILNPMDQDGNLVVSINMGLQRYDWEKARQLMEREEVDTVRVIGSNRGGVLVRWKRLEGFIPSSHLTSVSLSGDRREAVNELNGRDLTVKVIEVEQDRRRLIFSEREAQKEWRAQQKARLLAELKEGDVVTGTVTGLRDFGAFVNLGGADGLIHVSELAWHRVDHPRDVLKVGQEIEVFVLSLDRSTNRIALSRKRLLPDPWSDASERYHEGQLVEGTVTNVVDFGAFVALDNGLEGLLHLSEMGDGSLKEPHSYVQKGDRLTLRISHLEPEKRRVGFTQRWGADAGLPGEVPPAVEVVEAPPASELEAEDVPPASEMVAEEASAEAEPVVAAEANAEDESEAAEDSSAGDDSSAGDLDSDDGDSSDGGEDSDDGESKAD; this is encoded by the coding sequence GTGAGATCATTGTCGATCTCAACGCCAAGCAAGATGGTATTGTGAAGTCGGAAGACTTGGAACGGCTCGATCCCGAGTTTCGTTCCCAGCTCAAGTCCGGCGAAGAAGTCCCGGTCTACATCCTGAACCCGATGGATCAGGACGGCAATCTGGTCGTCTCGATCAACATGGGGCTTCAGCGGTATGACTGGGAGAAGGCGCGCCAGTTGATGGAGCGCGAAGAGGTCGACACGGTCCGCGTGATCGGCAGCAACCGCGGCGGCGTGCTAGTGCGTTGGAAGCGTCTGGAAGGGTTCATCCCGTCCTCGCATCTGACCAGCGTCAGCCTGTCCGGCGACCGGCGCGAAGCCGTCAACGAACTGAATGGCAGGGACCTGACCGTCAAGGTCATCGAGGTCGAGCAGGACCGCCGCCGGCTGATCTTCAGCGAGCGCGAAGCGCAGAAGGAATGGCGTGCGCAGCAGAAGGCCCGCCTGTTGGCCGAACTCAAGGAAGGCGATGTCGTTACCGGCACCGTCACCGGCCTGCGCGATTTTGGCGCGTTCGTCAACCTCGGCGGCGCCGACGGCCTGATCCATGTCAGCGAGCTGGCGTGGCACCGCGTCGATCATCCGCGCGACGTGCTGAAGGTCGGTCAGGAGATCGAGGTGTTCGTGCTGTCGCTCGACCGCTCGACCAACCGTATCGCCCTGAGCCGCAAGCGCCTGCTGCCCGATCCGTGGTCGGACGCATCCGAGCGTTACCACGAGGGTCAGCTTGTCGAAGGCACGGTCACCAACGTGGTCGACTTCGGCGCGTTCGTCGCGCTCGACAACGGCCTCGAAGGGCTGCTGCACCTGAGCGAGATGGGCGACGGCAGTCTGAAGGAACCGCACAGCTATGTGCAGAAGGGCGACCGCCTGACCCTGCGTATCAGCCACCTCGAGCCGGAAAAGCGGCGCGTGGGCTTCACGCAGCGTTGGGGCGCGGATGCTGGCCTGCCGGGCGAAGTCCCGCCGGCGGTCGAGGTTGTCGAAGCGCCGCCCGCCTCCGAACTGGAGGCCGAAGATGTGCCGCCCGCGTCTGAGATGGTGGCTGAGGAAGCCAGCGCCGAAGCCGAGCCTGTGGTCGCCGCGGAAGCCAACGCCGAGGACGAATCCGAAGCTGCGGAGGACAGCAGCGCCGGCGATGACAGCTCTGCCGGGGATCTCGACAGCGATGATGGCGACAGCAGCGACGGTGGCGAAGACAGCGACGACGGCGAGTCGAAGGCCGACTAG